In Ruania zhangjianzhongii, the following proteins share a genomic window:
- a CDS encoding carbohydrate ABC transporter permease, with amino-acid sequence MTAVTAPRRRKLRQPGTRIVVWLGLAVILLWTLAPITTMVFTSFKPATEIFTIPPTLLPDEWTLDNYVTVFTASSMPEALRNSIVVGLIVALLTLTLGTSAGYALARLRFRGARSISLFILLGQMIPLTVLLLALFQMITAIGFHDTVLGVAFAHLVITLPLVTWMIRNQIVAIPYELEEAAMIDGCSRMDAVLYAVLPVAGPGLAAAGMFAFLQSWHEFVLASVLTRSGQSRTAPIALTEFSSEFDVDWGATMAASVVLTVPLVIAFVALQRYLVNGLTGGAVKG; translated from the coding sequence ATGACCGCAGTGACCGCTCCACGGCGACGAAAGCTGCGCCAGCCAGGGACACGCATCGTCGTCTGGCTCGGGTTGGCCGTCATCCTGCTCTGGACGTTGGCACCGATCACCACCATGGTGTTCACCTCGTTCAAACCGGCCACGGAGATCTTCACCATTCCGCCGACCCTGCTGCCGGACGAGTGGACCCTCGACAACTATGTGACCGTGTTCACCGCCTCCTCGATGCCGGAGGCGCTGCGGAACAGCATCGTGGTCGGTCTCATCGTTGCCCTGCTCACCCTCACCCTGGGCACCAGCGCCGGATACGCTCTGGCCCGGCTGCGGTTCCGCGGCGCCCGATCGATCTCGCTGTTCATCCTGCTCGGGCAGATGATCCCACTGACGGTGCTGCTGCTCGCGCTGTTCCAGATGATCACGGCGATCGGCTTCCACGACACGGTGCTCGGCGTCGCGTTCGCCCACCTGGTGATCACCCTTCCGCTGGTCACCTGGATGATCCGGAACCAGATCGTCGCCATCCCCTACGAGCTCGAAGAGGCGGCGATGATCGATGGCTGCTCCCGCATGGACGCGGTCCTCTACGCGGTGCTGCCAGTAGCCGGACCTGGCTTGGCCGCCGCAGGGATGTTCGCCTTCCTGCAGTCCTGGCACGAGTTCGTGCTCGCCTCGGTGCTGACACGGAGCGGCCAGTCCCGCACCGCACCGATCGCGCTGACCGAGTTCTCCTCGGAGTTCGACGTCGACTGGGGCGCGACGATGGCCGCCTCCGTCGTGCTCACCGTCCCACTGGTGATTGCCTTCGTCGCTTTGCAGCGCTACCTCGTGAACG